The following are encoded in a window of Pan troglodytes isolate AG18354 chromosome 4, NHGRI_mPanTro3-v2.0_pri, whole genome shotgun sequence genomic DNA:
- the TMEM174 gene encoding transmembrane protein 174 encodes MEQGSGRLEDFPVNVFSVTPYTPSTADIQVSDDDKAGATLLFSGIFLGLVGITFTVMGWIKYQGVSHFEWTQLLGPVLLSVGVTFILIAVCKFKMLSCQLCKESEERVPDSEQTPGGPSFVFTGINQPITFHGATVVQYIPPPYGSPEPMGINTSYLQSVVSPCGLITSGGAAAAMSSPPQYYTIYPQDNSAFVVDEGCPSFADGGNHRPNPDADQLEETQLEEEACACFSPPPYEEIYSLPR; translated from the exons ATGGAGCAGGGCAGCGGCCGCTTGGAGGACTTCCCTGTCAATGTGTTCTCCGTCACTCCTTACACACCCAGCACCGCTGACATCCAGGTGTCCGATGACGACAAGGCGGGGGCTACCTTGCTCTTCTCAGGCATCTTTCTGGGACTGGTGGGGATCACATTCACTGTCATGGGCTGGATCAAATACCAAGGTGTCTCCCACTTTGAATGGACCCAGCTCCTTGGGCCCGTCCTGCTGTCAGTTGGGGTGACATTCATCCTGATTGCTGTGTGCAAGTTCAAAATGCTCTCCTGCCAGTTGTGCAAAGAAAGTGAGGAAAGGGTCCCGGACTCGGAACAGACACCAGGAGGACCATCATTTGTTTTCACTGGCATCAACCAACCCATCACCTTCCATGGGGCTACCGTGGTGCAGTACATCCCTCCTCCTTATGGTTCTCCAGAGCCTATGGGGATAAATACCAGCTACCTGCAGTCTGTGGTGAGCCCCTGCGGCCTCATAACCTCTGGAGGGGCAGCAGCTGCCATGTCAAGTCCTCCTCAATACTACACCATCTACCCTCAAGATAACTCTGCATTTGTGGTTGATGAGGGCTGCCCTTCTTTCGCGGACGGTGGAAATCACAG GCCCAATCCTGATGCTGACCAGCTAGAAGAGACACAGCTGGAAGAGGAGGCCTGTGCCTGCTTCTCTCCTCCCCCTTATGAAGAAATATACTCTCTCCCTCGCTAG